A genomic segment from Leptolyngbya boryana PCC 6306 encodes:
- a CDS encoding bifunctional sterol desaturase/short chain dehydrogenase: MDFSLLPQIAIQCLLGASAIVFTELVRDAYHIAGHYWQPLKRGHNLHHKAYRPDLTITSLEMYQKAQLNNDVPEAIAMLGAAAILAACTQLPVLWIGCLYSLVFLIPAVARSQGLLLQTDVTHKPGDLIELPKPWIVNRTYHWRHHFDDQNAYYCGHFTIVDKLLGTSLALKGKTVAITGASGALGQALIAELSKHGAKVVALTTSDRAFAEGIEVLHWQIGAEEELRSRLQKVDIFILNHGVNVYGDRTPAAIQTSYEVNTFSTWRLAELFLETVTESSHKALKELWINTSEAEVNPALSPLYELSKRALGDLITLRRLDAPCIIRKLVLGPFKSQLNPYGVMSASGVAWAIVALAKRDFRDIIVTINPITYILFPIKEFFQSLYFRLFSK, encoded by the coding sequence ATGGATTTCTCCCTTTTGCCTCAGATTGCTATTCAATGCCTCTTGGGAGCGTCTGCGATCGTGTTCACGGAACTGGTGCGAGACGCTTACCACATTGCTGGACACTACTGGCAGCCACTAAAGCGAGGACACAATTTACATCACAAGGCTTATCGTCCTGATTTAACGATTACAAGCTTAGAGATGTACCAAAAGGCGCAACTCAATAATGATGTGCCAGAAGCGATCGCGATGCTAGGTGCCGCTGCAATTCTGGCAGCCTGTACTCAATTGCCTGTTTTATGGATCGGTTGCTTGTATTCGCTGGTCTTCTTAATTCCAGCTGTTGCCCGATCGCAAGGGTTACTGCTGCAAACCGATGTGACTCATAAGCCCGGTGACTTAATTGAGTTGCCCAAGCCTTGGATTGTGAATCGAACCTACCATTGGCGACATCATTTTGATGATCAGAATGCTTATTATTGTGGTCATTTTACAATTGTGGACAAATTGTTAGGGACAAGTTTGGCGCTGAAAGGCAAAACAGTGGCTATTACTGGCGCATCCGGAGCATTAGGGCAAGCATTGATTGCAGAGCTATCGAAGCATGGAGCGAAAGTTGTTGCGCTAACGACGAGCGATCGCGCGTTTGCTGAAGGCATAGAAGTGCTGCACTGGCAAATTGGAGCGGAAGAAGAATTGCGATCGCGGCTGCAAAAGGTAGACATCTTCATTCTGAATCATGGCGTCAATGTCTATGGCGATCGCACACCAGCCGCAATCCAGACTTCCTATGAAGTGAATACATTCTCAACTTGGAGACTCGCAGAGCTATTCCTTGAAACAGTCACCGAATCTTCGCACAAAGCGCTCAAAGAACTTTGGATTAATACCTCTGAGGCTGAAGTGAATCCGGCGCTGAGTCCGCTTTATGAGCTATCGAAGCGAGCTTTAGGAGATTTGATTACCCTGCGGCGATTAGATGCACCTTGTATTATCCGCAAGTTGGTTTTAGGACCCTTTAAGAGTCAGTTAAATCCTTATGGGGTGATGTCTGCCTCTGGGGTCGCTTGGGCGATCGTGGCACTCGCGAAACGAGATTTTCGCGACATCATTGTGACGATTAATCCGATCACTTACATTCTTTTTCCGATCAAGGAGTTCTTTCAGTCGCTTTATTTCCGCTTGTTCTCAAAGTAG
- a CDS encoding sensor histidine kinase, which translates to MDCEALKQRVQELEKANRILEKKLKRSESSQAELERTNDLKEALFRKAIRDLQVSQETVQKSHEILQQQAAELEQALSNLKLTQAQLIQSEKMSSLGQLVAGVAHEINNPISFIYGNLRHAQEYAEILVQMIRAYQNSSIEEIQTLSEEVDLSFVLQDFSNVLRSMSSGAERIEEIVNLLRTFSRLDEAELKSVSLHEGLESTLMILGSRLRGRVNRQEIRIVRTYGELPKIECYAGRINQVFMSLLSNAIDALDVRSQKSEPDWQPQLTIRTEIDSDWVRVGIADNGTGIPEAIQTRIFDPFFTTKPIGQGTGLGLSIAYQIITEHHRGKLNCHSVVDQGTEFLIELPLL; encoded by the coding sequence ATGGATTGCGAAGCGTTAAAACAACGAGTGCAAGAACTGGAAAAAGCAAATCGGATTCTTGAGAAGAAATTAAAACGCTCGGAATCGAGTCAGGCTGAACTGGAAAGAACGAATGATCTGAAAGAGGCTCTCTTTAGAAAAGCAATTCGGGATTTACAAGTTTCACAGGAGACCGTTCAAAAAAGTCATGAAATCCTACAGCAGCAGGCTGCCGAACTCGAACAAGCATTGTCGAATCTCAAACTGACTCAAGCTCAGTTGATTCAGAGCGAAAAAATGTCGAGTTTGGGGCAACTGGTGGCTGGGGTAGCGCATGAAATTAATAACCCAATCAGTTTTATTTATGGGAATTTACGCCATGCTCAGGAGTACGCAGAAATATTAGTGCAGATGATTCGGGCATATCAGAATAGCTCGATCGAGGAAATTCAAACGCTCAGCGAAGAAGTCGATCTCTCGTTTGTGTTGCAAGACTTCTCCAATGTGCTGCGATCGATGTCATCAGGAGCGGAGCGCATTGAAGAGATTGTGAATCTATTACGGACATTTTCGCGGCTGGATGAAGCAGAACTGAAGTCAGTCAGCCTGCATGAAGGTCTGGAAAGTACGTTGATGATTTTGGGATCACGGCTGCGGGGCAGAGTGAATCGGCAAGAAATTCGGATTGTGCGCACCTATGGAGAATTGCCCAAGATCGAATGCTATGCCGGGCGAATAAATCAGGTGTTCATGTCATTGTTGAGCAATGCGATCGACGCGTTGGATGTGCGATCGCAAAAATCAGAACCCGACTGGCAACCCCAACTGACGATCCGGACAGAAATTGATTCGGACTGGGTACGAGTCGGAATTGCTGACAATGGAACAGGGATTCCAGAAGCGATCCAAACGCGAATCTTTGACCCATTCTTTACGACAAAGCCGATTGGTCAGGGAACAGGATTGGGCTTGTCGATTGCGTACCAAATCATCACAGAGCACCATCGCGGCAAATTGAATTGTCATTCTGTTGTTGATCAGGGCACAGAATTTTTAATTGAGCTTCCACTACTTTGA
- a CDS encoding FIST signal transduction protein, whose amino-acid sequence MLKAIVGHSNDPDSSSAIAEVIAQCQAALNGLTPNAGMLFAAIDFDHALILQEIDQAFPNLELIGCTSDAELSDTLQFQYDSIVLTLFCSDEIEIRAGVARNLGEDAIAATRSAVEQATGAQPPRLCITIPEGIKTNGTLILKGLQAALGEQFPIFGGMSTDNYRFEATYQFYKTEVLTDAAPILLFSGAALKFSYGIANGWEPISVSSQVTKARGNCVVTIGEQSALSFFREQLGGADPVPQNPLAVFEAGEPEFYLRGFSGFDETTGEVHCLADVPENSIVQVSTAGREDILAACKTAIQQATQSYPSPHPTIALIFSCDCRFKLLGSRVTEEYDLIRDCLPAEVVCSGFYTYGELSPLHEYGATRLHNMTIVTLLLGT is encoded by the coding sequence ATGCTGAAAGCGATTGTCGGACACAGTAACGATCCAGATTCCTCCAGCGCCATTGCAGAAGTCATTGCTCAATGTCAAGCTGCACTGAATGGATTAACACCGAATGCAGGCATGTTATTTGCCGCGATCGACTTTGACCACGCTTTGATTTTGCAAGAGATTGATCAAGCCTTTCCAAACCTTGAACTGATTGGCTGCACAAGCGATGCAGAATTATCCGATACGCTGCAATTTCAATACGATTCGATCGTGCTGACGCTCTTTTGCTCAGATGAAATTGAAATCCGCGCCGGGGTCGCGCGGAATCTTGGTGAAGATGCGATCGCTGCCACACGATCGGCAGTTGAACAGGCAACAGGTGCTCAACCACCTCGACTCTGTATCACCATCCCAGAAGGCATCAAAACCAATGGAACCCTGATTCTCAAGGGATTACAAGCTGCATTAGGAGAACAGTTTCCGATCTTTGGCGGCATGTCAACTGACAATTATCGGTTTGAAGCGACCTACCAGTTTTATAAGACTGAAGTATTGACCGACGCGGCTCCGATTCTGCTGTTTTCTGGTGCAGCGCTGAAATTTTCATATGGAATCGCCAATGGATGGGAGCCAATTAGCGTCTCTAGCCAAGTGACCAAAGCGCGAGGCAATTGCGTTGTAACGATTGGAGAGCAATCTGCTTTATCGTTTTTTCGTGAACAACTCGGTGGTGCAGATCCCGTTCCCCAGAATCCTTTAGCAGTTTTTGAAGCGGGAGAGCCTGAGTTTTACTTGCGGGGGTTTAGTGGATTTGATGAGACAACAGGAGAGGTGCACTGTCTGGCAGATGTGCCTGAAAACTCGATCGTCCAAGTGAGTACTGCAGGTCGTGAAGATATTCTTGCTGCGTGCAAAACTGCGATTCAGCAAGCGACCCAATCTTATCCCAGCCCCCATCCAACGATCGCTTTAATTTTTAGCTGTGACTGTCGCTTCAAACTGTTAGGCAGTCGAGTCACAGAAGAATACGATTTGATTCGAGATTGTCTACCTGCTGAAGTAGTTTGTAGCGGTTTTTATACTTATGGAGAACTTTCCCCACTTCATGAGTATGGGGCAACTCGGTTACATAATATGACGATCGTGACCTTGCTTTTGGGGACTTGA
- the hemB gene encoding porphobilinogen synthase yields the protein MFPTHRPRRLRTHPQLRRMVRENVLTTSDLIYPLFAVPGESVATEVRSMPGVYQLSIDKIVEEAKEVYDLGIPSIILFGIPADKDVDATGAWHDCGIVQKAATAVKEAVPELIVIADTCLCEYTSHGHCGFLEVGDLTGRVLNDPTLDLLKKVAVSQAKAGADIIAPSGMMDGFVAAIREGLDEAGFQDIPILSYAAKYASAYYGPFRDAAESTPQFGDRRTYQMDPGNAREAIKEIELDIAEGADMLMVKPALAYMDIIHQVKQACNLPVAAYNVSGEYAMVKAAALNGWIDEERVVMETLLSFKRAGADLILTYHAKDAARWLGA from the coding sequence ATGTTTCCAACTCATCGCCCTCGTCGGTTACGCACCCATCCTCAACTGCGCCGCATGGTGCGCGAAAATGTCCTAACAACGAGTGATTTGATCTATCCTTTGTTTGCCGTTCCAGGTGAAAGTGTGGCGACCGAAGTCAGATCAATGCCTGGCGTGTATCAATTATCGATCGATAAAATCGTTGAAGAAGCCAAAGAAGTCTACGACTTGGGCATTCCGTCGATTATCTTGTTTGGGATTCCAGCCGACAAAGATGTAGATGCCACTGGAGCATGGCACGACTGCGGAATTGTTCAGAAAGCAGCAACGGCGGTGAAAGAAGCGGTTCCAGAGTTGATTGTGATTGCAGATACTTGCTTGTGTGAGTATACTTCGCACGGTCATTGTGGATTTTTGGAAGTCGGCGATTTAACAGGTCGCGTCTTAAATGATCCAACGTTGGACCTGTTGAAGAAAGTTGCGGTTTCTCAAGCCAAAGCTGGAGCCGATATCATTGCGCCTTCTGGAATGATGGATGGCTTCGTTGCTGCGATTCGGGAAGGATTGGATGAAGCAGGATTCCAGGATATTCCGATTCTGTCTTATGCCGCGAAGTATGCCTCGGCTTACTATGGCCCATTCCGCGATGCCGCAGAATCAACTCCGCAATTTGGCGATCGCCGCACATACCAGATGGATCCGGGCAATGCACGCGAAGCAATTAAAGAGATCGAACTGGACATTGCCGAAGGAGCAGATATGCTCATGGTGAAGCCTGCTCTAGCCTACATGGACATCATTCATCAAGTGAAGCAAGCCTGCAATCTTCCGGTCGCTGCCTACAATGTGTCGGGCGAGTATGCAATGGTGAAAGCAGCAGCGCTGAATGGATGGATTGATGAGGAACGGGTGGTGATGGAAACCTTGCTCAGCTTTAAGCGCGCGGGTGCAGATTTAATTCTCACCTATCATGCGAAAGATGCTGCGCGTTGGTTAGGAGCGTAG
- the tadA gene encoding tRNA adenosine(34) deaminase TadA, producing MPFRIAPPEIDHPEYLRHRNWMQRSLELAEQAGNAGEVPVGAVIVRGDTVIAEGENRRERDRDPTAHAEVLALRQAGQVLNSWHLEDCTLYVTLEPCPMCAGAIVLARLGLLVYGADDPKAGAVRTVLNLPDSPASNHRLTVLGGILEAPCREQLRDWFRQRRDRRK from the coding sequence ATGCCGTTCCGGATTGCCCCCCCTGAGATTGATCATCCTGAATATCTTCGCCATCGCAATTGGATGCAGCGATCGCTAGAACTTGCAGAACAGGCGGGAAATGCAGGAGAAGTGCCAGTAGGGGCAGTAATTGTGCGAGGCGATACGGTGATCGCAGAAGGCGAAAATCGGCGAGAACGCGATCGTGATCCGACGGCTCATGCCGAAGTTTTGGCGTTAAGGCAGGCAGGACAGGTGTTAAACAGTTGGCATTTAGAAGACTGTACACTGTATGTCACTCTGGAGCCTTGCCCAATGTGTGCGGGTGCGATCGTGCTAGCGCGCTTAGGATTGTTAGTCTATGGTGCGGATGATCCAAAAGCAGGAGCGGTCAGAACTGTATTGAATCTGCCGGATAGTCCAGCGTCAAACCATCGCTTAACCGTGTTAGGTGGAATTTTAGAAGCACCTTGTCGGGAGCAGTTGCGGGATTGGTTTCGGCAGAGGCGCGATCGTCGGAAGTAG
- a CDS encoding DUF760 domain-containing protein encodes MAFNPDRANFLHTDAEANDANALLRYLQHQPPEVLERVARTVSPQVKQIVSHNVQGLVGVLPSDGFNVKITTDRENLAGLLASAMLTGYFLRQMEQRMELEDQIGDL; translated from the coding sequence ATGGCATTTAATCCTGACCGTGCAAATTTCCTTCATACCGATGCAGAAGCGAATGATGCGAATGCGCTCCTTCGTTATCTCCAGCATCAACCTCCGGAAGTTTTAGAACGTGTTGCGCGTACCGTTAGCCCACAAGTCAAACAAATCGTTTCGCACAACGTTCAAGGCTTAGTCGGTGTCCTACCCAGTGACGGCTTCAACGTCAAAATTACCACCGATCGCGAAAATCTCGCAGGACTGCTCGCCTCTGCCATGCTGACAGGCTACTTCTTGCGCCAAATGGAACAGCGCATGGAACTCGAAGATCAAATCGGCGACCTTTAA
- a CDS encoding HhoA/HhoB/HtrA family serine endopeptidase, with the protein MVLSFRQVAIAASLLTVGGGAGLVANHYLVNRGQGQPFQVQLAPPSSVSVAANGRNNENFISSAVDRAGPAVVRINAVRRVSSNVPEALRNPVFKRFFGDQLPAPEDRVERGTGSGFLLTADGRLLTNAHVVDGTDTVEVTLKDGRTFEGRVVGSDPVTDVAAVKIDANQLPTVTLGNSKSILPGQWAIAIGNPLGLDNTVTAGIISAIGRSSREVGVSDKRVSFIQTDAAINPGNSGGPLLNDRGEVIGINTAIRADAQGLGFAIPIETAQRVAEQLFTKGSVDHPYLGIQMIDLSAAIRDELNKELDGKTQVTEEQGIFIARVAENSPAAQGGLKPGDIVQKINGTPVKTSSDVQAQVEGSRIGTPLGIEVKRGGKTETLQVRPGAFPKR; encoded by the coding sequence ATGGTTCTCTCCTTCAGACAGGTCGCGATCGCCGCTTCATTATTGACGGTCGGCGGCGGCGCGGGTTTGGTTGCCAATCATTATTTGGTCAATCGCGGTCAGGGACAGCCGTTTCAGGTGCAGCTTGCTCCACCGAGTTCGGTCTCCGTTGCGGCGAATGGCAGAAATAATGAGAATTTTATTTCGTCTGCTGTCGATCGTGCAGGTCCCGCAGTGGTGCGAATTAATGCCGTACGACGGGTGTCGAGCAATGTGCCAGAAGCTTTGCGTAATCCAGTGTTTAAGCGATTTTTTGGCGACCAACTCCCTGCGCCTGAAGATCGAGTGGAGCGGGGAACGGGTTCAGGCTTCCTATTAACCGCAGATGGTCGATTGTTAACGAATGCGCATGTGGTCGATGGAACGGATACGGTAGAAGTGACGCTGAAGGATGGGCGTACGTTTGAAGGGCGAGTCGTTGGCAGTGATCCTGTAACCGATGTCGCGGCGGTGAAGATTGACGCGAATCAGTTACCCACAGTGACGCTTGGCAATTCTAAATCAATTCTGCCGGGGCAATGGGCGATCGCGATTGGCAATCCCCTTGGCTTAGATAACACGGTGACGGCGGGAATTATTAGCGCGATCGGACGATCGAGCCGAGAAGTGGGCGTTTCCGACAAGCGAGTCAGTTTTATTCAAACCGATGCAGCGATCAATCCCGGCAATTCGGGTGGTCCGTTACTCAACGATCGCGGAGAAGTGATTGGGATCAATACGGCAATTCGAGCCGACGCTCAAGGGCTAGGATTTGCGATTCCGATTGAAACGGCTCAGCGCGTTGCAGAACAGCTTTTCACCAAAGGCAGCGTCGATCATCCCTATCTTGGAATTCAAATGATTGATCTCAGTGCTGCGATTCGGGATGAACTGAATAAAGAATTGGATGGCAAGACTCAGGTGACTGAGGAGCAGGGCATATTTATTGCCCGAGTTGCAGAAAATTCTCCAGCCGCGCAAGGGGGGCTGAAACCAGGCGACATCGTTCAGAAGATCAATGGTACGCCTGTCAAAACGTCTTCAGATGTACAAGCACAAGTGGAAGGTAGCCGCATCGGAACGCCGCTTGGAATTGAGGTGAAGCGCGGCGGCAAGACCGAAACGTTGCAAGTCCGCCCAGGAGCATTTCCGAAGCGATAG
- the psbQ gene encoding photosystem II protein PsbQ has translation MSKYRSILGLICCTLLAIVMVGCGGPAAVKPTYTPDRIAEIQGHTADLQQLTERLPELQELIQKEDFIFARNFIHGPLGEMRILMGRISTDLLPKEQKAARDLAKQIANDLVEIDQASAENNYKVAVRYYGETVKDVESFYKLIPQG, from the coding sequence ATGTCAAAGTATCGGTCTATTTTGGGACTCATTTGTTGTACTCTCCTAGCAATTGTGATGGTGGGATGTGGCGGACCGGCAGCGGTGAAGCCGACCTACACTCCCGACAGAATTGCTGAAATTCAGGGTCATACAGCGGACTTGCAGCAGTTAACTGAGCGATTGCCCGAATTGCAAGAGTTAATTCAGAAAGAAGATTTCATTTTCGCGCGCAATTTCATTCATGGGCCTTTGGGAGAAATGCGCATCCTGATGGGTCGCATTTCGACTGATTTGTTGCCAAAAGAGCAAAAAGCTGCACGGGATCTCGCAAAACAGATCGCGAATGATTTGGTTGAGATCGACCAAGCATCTGCAGAAAATAACTACAAAGTCGCTGTTCGCTACTATGGAGAAACGGTGAAAGACGTGGAATCATTCTATAAATTGATTCCGCAAGGTTAA
- a CDS encoding NAD(P)/FAD-dependent oxidoreductase has protein sequence MKVTIAGCGVVGATIAYELSQVPDLEITVVDAQPTPIQADVKECPSSTGAALGVLMGAISKKEKGRNLRMRLFGIQYYNHLVPQLAELTGRSILFNRQGILMLQFPEDDLTVWNRLIEVRRNQDLPLELWDRERLNAEFPFLQQASAAVYSPSDRQIHPIALTQALIEGAKMRGVAFKFGAKVLGMQGHQTQTSEGSIDSDYLVISAGIGSREISAVDIRPVLGQAIHLRLPQPLSNSDLPVITGNDVHIVPLGNAEYWVGATVEFPTESGEVLPPDREMFDAVMKQAIAFCPNLKGAEVVRSWFGLRPRPQGRPAPVIEEVQPNVLLASGHYRNGVLLAPATAEQVKAKILQIDSSI, from the coding sequence ATGAAAGTGACGATCGCAGGTTGTGGTGTAGTTGGCGCTACGATCGCTTATGAACTGAGCCAAGTTCCAGACCTCGAGATTACGGTTGTAGACGCGCAGCCGACCCCAATTCAAGCCGATGTGAAAGAGTGCCCAAGCTCGACAGGGGCAGCGCTCGGCGTTTTGATGGGTGCAATTAGTAAAAAAGAAAAAGGTCGCAATTTGAGAATGCGACTGTTTGGAATTCAGTACTATAACCACTTAGTTCCTCAATTAGCAGAATTAACCGGACGATCCATTCTGTTTAATCGTCAGGGAATTTTGATGCTGCAATTTCCAGAAGATGATTTGACCGTCTGGAATCGTTTGATTGAAGTGCGGCGCAACCAGGATTTACCGTTAGAGCTTTGGGATCGAGAACGGTTGAATGCAGAGTTTCCGTTTTTACAGCAAGCCAGTGCTGCGGTTTATTCACCGAGCGATCGACAAATTCATCCGATCGCACTCACTCAAGCTTTGATTGAAGGCGCAAAAATGCGCGGTGTAGCCTTCAAGTTTGGAGCAAAAGTACTGGGGATGCAAGGGCACCAGACTCAAACTTCTGAAGGCTCGATCGACTCGGACTATCTTGTAATTTCAGCAGGAATTGGATCGCGTGAGATTTCAGCCGTTGATATTCGTCCTGTCTTAGGACAAGCGATTCATCTACGCTTACCTCAACCGCTAAGTAATTCAGATTTGCCTGTAATCACAGGGAATGATGTGCATATTGTCCCACTTGGAAATGCTGAATACTGGGTCGGTGCAACCGTTGAGTTTCCAACAGAATCAGGAGAAGTGTTGCCGCCCGATCGAGAAATGTTTGATGCGGTGATGAAGCAAGCGATCGCGTTTTGTCCAAATCTCAAAGGGGCGGAAGTTGTGCGATCGTGGTTTGGGTTGCGTCCGCGTCCGCAGGGTCGTCCGGCCCCAGTGATTGAAGAAGTTCAGCCCAATGTTTTACTCGCATCTGGACATTATCGAAATGGAGTATTGCTTGCCCCTGCAACCGCAGAGCAAGTCAAAGCAAAAATTCTACAAATTGATTCATCTATATAA
- the hemC gene encoding hydroxymethylbilane synthase, giving the protein MSSTVSSPTRTIRIASRKSQLALVQTYWVQEQLQKAFPQHTFEVHTMNTQGDKILDVALAKIGDKGLFTKELEDGMLNGTTDFAVHSLKDLPTRLPQGLMLGCVTEREDPADALVVHEKHKDKDLASLPEGSVIGTSSLRRLAQLRHHYPHLSFKDVRGNVITRLAKLDSGEYDALILAAAGLNRLDLSDRIHQLIPSDISLHAVGQGALGIECREGDTEILEILKVLEHQPTAYRCYAERAFLRELEGGCQVPIGVNTKIEGDTLTLTGIVASLDGKKLVKDSVSGAAVDAEKLGTELAHRAKEQGAQEILNDIFATINRG; this is encoded by the coding sequence ATGTCCTCAACTGTTTCTAGCCCAACTCGTACTATTCGGATTGCTTCACGCAAAAGTCAGCTTGCTTTAGTTCAGACTTATTGGGTGCAGGAGCAGTTACAGAAAGCTTTTCCTCAACACACGTTTGAAGTTCATACGATGAACACTCAAGGCGACAAGATCCTTGATGTGGCATTGGCGAAAATTGGGGACAAAGGTTTATTTACCAAAGAACTTGAAGATGGAATGCTCAATGGCACAACCGATTTCGCAGTGCATTCCTTGAAAGATTTGCCGACTCGATTGCCCCAAGGGTTGATGCTAGGTTGCGTGACGGAACGCGAAGACCCCGCAGATGCTTTGGTCGTCCATGAAAAGCACAAGGATAAAGACTTAGCATCGTTACCCGAAGGTTCAGTGATTGGAACTTCTTCACTGCGGCGGCTAGCACAATTGCGGCATCACTATCCACATCTCAGCTTCAAAGATGTGCGTGGAAATGTGATCACGCGATTGGCAAAGTTGGATTCGGGTGAGTATGATGCGCTGATTTTGGCGGCGGCAGGATTGAATCGGTTGGATTTAAGCGATCGTATTCATCAACTCATTCCATCTGACATCTCGCTTCATGCCGTTGGACAAGGTGCATTAGGCATTGAATGTCGTGAAGGCGATACTGAGATTCTTGAAATTCTCAAAGTGCTAGAACACCAGCCCACTGCTTATCGGTGCTATGCAGAGCGGGCTTTCTTGCGAGAACTAGAAGGCGGCTGTCAGGTTCCGATCGGTGTCAATACCAAGATTGAAGGCGACACACTCACCTTGACCGGAATTGTTGCTAGCTTAGATGGCAAAAAGCTTGTGAAAGATAGCGTTTCTGGTGCGGCAGTCGATGCTGAGAAATTAGGAACCGAACTGGCTCACCGAGCAAAAGAGCAAGGCGCACAAGAAATTCTCAACGATATCTTTGCCACAATTAATCGCGGCTAA